The DNA region AGGTGATCGGGGCGCGGTCGTCGAGCAGCTTCGCCGTGCACCTCACTCCACGCTTGTCCAACGACACTTCAATGAACCGCTCGGCCATCGTGCCTCCGCGTCGTGCTGTGGTGGTTCGTACGGTGTCAATGGTGGCGCAGCGGTCAAGCCCACAACGACCGGGTCAAGGGCTGAAAACGATCCGCATATCTTCCGAGTGCCTGGGTAGCTGCGCGCCCATGGCTCCACCACGAGGGAAAAACACCGGAAATGCCGAGAAAAGCGGCAGAAGGCTGGGACGCCGTTCGCTGCTCGCCGGAGCGGCATCGCTGACGGCTCTCGGAACGCTGGGCACCACCACGGCGTGCAGCCGCGTGGCCGGCGCTGAAACCGGAAACGGGGGCGATCTGCTGGAGAGACTGAGGGCGCAGCATACGGTCAAGCTGGGAATCGCCGGTGAACAGCCGTACAGCTACATCGACACGAACGGCGAACTGACCGGCTCCTCGCCCGCAATCGCACGCATCATCTTCAAGCGGCTCGGCGTCGAGAACGTGCAGCCGATGCCGACCGAATTCAACTCGCTGATTCCGGGTCTCAACTCGCAGCAGTTCGACGTGGTCGCTGCCGGCATGTACATCAACCCGGAGCGGTGCCAGCAAGTGATCTTCGCGGACCCCGAGTACGAGATGAGGGACGCGTTCATCGTCCGCAAGGGCAACCCCAAGGACCTGCACACCTACAAGGACATCGCCGAGAAGGGCGCCAAGCTCGCCACCGGCGTCGGCTACGCGGAGATCGACTACGCCGTGGACGCCGGCATCAAGGAGAGCGAGATCAAGCTGCTGCCGGACCAGTTGGCGGGGCTGCTGGAGGTGCAGGGCGGACGTGCCGACGTCTTCGCGGGCACCGCCATCACCGTGCGCAACGTGGTGAAGCAGTCCAAGAGCGGAAAGACCGAGTACACCGACGACTTCGTCCCGATGCTGGACGGCAAGCCGGATCTGGGCACCGGTGCCTTCGCCTTCCGTAAGAGCGAGAGCAACCTCCGCGACGCCTTCAACGAAGAGCTGCACAAGATGAAGAAGAGCGGCGAGCTCTTCCGCGTCATGAAGCGCTTCGGGTTCGTCGAGCAGGAGATGACGACCAAGACCGCAAAGGAGCGCTGCAAATGAGCGACCTTACCTGGGGTCTGTGGGAGCTGCTGCTCAAGGGCGCTTGGCTGACGGTGCAGTTGACCGTCTTCAGCGCCCTGCTAGGCGCCACCGTGGCCTTCGTCGTCGGAGTGGCACGCACCCACCGGCTGCGTTTCGTGCGTTTCGTCTCCGGCGCGTACATGGAGATCTTCCGGGGCACCTCGGCCCTGGTCCTGATGTTCTGGATCTTCTTCGTCCTGCCCGTCGCCCTGGGCTGGCAGCTCGTCCCGATGTGGGCGGCCGTCCTGGCGCTCGGCCTGTCCTACGGCGCATACGGATCGGAGATCGTACGCGGCGCGCTGGCGGCCGTGGCCCCGGCGCAGCAGGAGGCGGGCATCGCGCTGAGCTTCAGCCCGTGGCAGCGGCTCACCAAGATCGTGCTGCCGCAGGCGTGGCCGGAGATGATCCCGCCCGCGAACAACCTGCTGATCGAGCTGCTGAAGGGCACCGCCCTCGTGTCGATCATGGGTGTCGCGGACATCGCCTTCGGCGCCTCGCTGGTGCGCAACGCGACCGGTCAGAGCGCACCCGTCTACACGATCATCCTGGTGATGTACTTCGTACTCGCCTTCGTACTCACCCGTGGAATGCGCGTACTCGAGCGGCATGCCAAGGCGGGCATCGGTCAGGCGCCGCCGCCCAAGAGCCTCGGCATGCGGCGCAAGCCCACCGTGCCGCGTCAGGCCGGCGCCTCCCGTGACGTTCCCACCGCCGGAGGTGCCTCATGAACTGGGACTGGTCCGCAGTCGGCGACTTCATGCCGCGCCTGTGGGACGGCGTGCTGCTCACCCTTCAGGCGCTGGTGCTGGGTTCGCTGATCGCCTTCGCGCTCGGCCTGGTCTGGGCGCTGGCCCAGAGGTCGACGCTGAAGATCGTGAGCTGGCCCGTCACGGCCGTCACGGAGTTCATCCGCAACACACCGCTGCTGGTGCAGCTCTTCTTCCTCTACTTCGTACTGCCCGAGTGGAACATCACGTTCAGCGCCCTGGTGACCGGTGTCCTCGGTCTGGGGCTGCACTACTCGACGTACACGGCGGAGGTCTACCGCGCCGGCATCGACGGTGTGCCCGTCGGCCAGTGGGAGGCGTGCACAGCGCTGAGCCTGCCGCGCAGCCGCACCTGGAGTGCGGTGATCCTGCCGCAGGCGATCCGCCGCGTGGTGCCCGCACTGGGCAACTACGTCATCGCGATGCTGAAGGACTCGCCGATGATCGCGACCATCGGCGCACTGGAAATGCTGGGCCAGGCCCGGCAGTTCAGTGCCGAGACCTTCCAGCCGACGGAGCCGATCACGGTCATCGGCGTCGTCTTCATCCTGATCGCCTACCCGGCATCCCTGCTTATGAGAGCTCTGGAGCGTCGCCTTGTCCACTGAGAGCAGCACCTCGAAGGAAACCAAGAACCCTGCCGTCGACGGCAGTGAACTGATCGAGTTCAAGGACGTCACAAAGCGCTTCGGCAGCAACGTCGTTCTCGACAACCTGTGCTTCAACGTCGCCTCCGGCAAGCACGTCACCCTCATCGGCCCGTCCGGATCGGGCAAGACGACGATCCTCCGGCTGCTGATGACGCTGGTGAAGCCGGAGGAGGGCACGATCAAGGTCGCCGGCGACTACCTCACCCACGAGACGAGGAACGGGAAGCTGGTGCCCGCGAGCGAGCGCCACTCCCGTGAGGTGCGCAAGAACATCGGCATGGTGTTCCAGCAGTTCAACCTCTTCCCCAACATGAAGGTGCTCCGCAACATCACGGAGGCACCCGTACACGTGCTGGGGCTCTCCAAGGACGAGGCGGAGCAGCGGGCCCGCGAACTGCTCGAACTCGTGGGCCTGACCGAGCACATCGACAAGTACCCGAGTCAGCTCTCCGGCGGGCAGCAGCAGCGCGTGGCCATCGCCCGCGCGCTGGCGATGCGTCCGCAGGTGCTGCTGCTGGACGAGGTCACCTCGGCGCTCGACCCGGAGCTGGTGGCGGGTGTGCTGGACGTCCTGCGGGACATCGCGCACACCACGGACATCACCATGCTGTGCGTCACGCACGAGATGAACTTCGCACGCGACATCTCCGACGACGTCTTGATGTTCGACGCCGGCCGGGTCATCGAATCGGGCCCGCCGGAGCGGATCTTCAGCGACCCGGAGCACGAGCGGACGCGGGAGTTCCTGAGCGCCGTCCTCTGACGCGAGGCGCGTGTACGGCCGATGTCGGGGGCCGCATCCGGTACGCCGGGTGCGGTCCCCTTTTGCGTGAGGTGTGTTCGCGGGCCGTGCGTTCGGGGTGCCGGGCGGGGCCTTCGCGCTCTGCGACCCGTTTCGGGGCTTCGCCAAGGCCGGGCCGTGGTGCGGCCGTTCCGAGGAGCGCCGCGGCCGGGACGAGGACGCATATGCCAAATAGCACCAACGGACCCCTGCCGACGGCCCGTTGACCGCTATCGTGAGAAGCGGACGTGACCGGACGCGACGGTCACGACGCAAACGGTCATACCTCCAGGGAGGCCCGTCGTGGCGCTGAGGCCGGAGCACACCGCGCCGTTCCACTCGGTGCGGTACGCGCTGCGCGTGCTCGAGGCGATCGCCGCGCACCGCGACGGCGTCACGGAAACGGAACTCTCCCAGGAGACGGGACTGCCACCGGGCCATCTAGCGCATCTGCTGGCCATGCTCTGCCGTGAGAACTACGCGGAACAGCTCGCGGACGGCACGTACGTCGTGGGCGAGTCGCTGGTGCTGCTCGGCTCCGGCGGCGACCGTGAACGCGCCCTGGACGAACGGCTACAGCGCACTCTCGCCGATCTGCGCGACACCGTCAGCGCCGCGGTCTATCTCAGCCGCTACAAGGACGGCGAGCTGGAGGTCACCGGGTACGCGGACAGTCCGGCGACGCCCGCGGTCAACGAGTGGGTCGACTTCCGCTCGGCTCTCCATGCGACCGCGATCGGCAAGTGCCTTCTGGGACAGCTCGATCACAACGGCCGCAAGGACCATCTCTCCCGGCACAGAACGGCACGGCTCACCTCCCGCACGATCACCGACGAGAGACTGCTGCTGAACACGCTGGAGCGGCAGCCGCCGACCGTGCCCGTGCTGGATCTTCAGGAGTACGCGGTGGGCACGGTGTGTGCGGCGGTGCCCGTCACGGCCGGTTCCTCGGTGGGCTGCCTCGCGCTGTCCCTGCCCGTCGAGCATGCGCACCGGCTGCGTCAGGCAGCGGAGACGCTGAGCCGCAAGGCGGCTCCGGTCATGCTGTCGCTGGCCATCTGAGCACGGTCCGAAGCACCCCCGGAGAGGGGGTAGTATTTCCTCCGTCGGTCTGCGAAGGCCGACGGGCGCCGTTAGCTCAGTTGGTTAGAGCAGCTGACTCTTAATCAGCGGGTCCGGGGTTCGAGTCCCTGACGGCGTACAGCGAAAGTCCGGAAGCCCTCCGCATCGCGGGGGGCTTCCGTCGTTTCCGCGCGTGCTCGGCACTCCTTCGCACTCGGCTCAGTGCTTCCGCTCGCCGCCGCCGGATGCCTGCTCACCACCGGTCGAGGCCCAACCTCCGCACCCTTACGAAGAATTGGTCTGGACATGACTGGTTCATCGCGCTACATTCGCCGCCTGGTCTAGACCGTTGAACCTCATTGTGCGCACTCCGCCCCCCCACGAGCATCTGGAGAGACATGCGCAAGAAGATCACAGCGGCCGTCGTAGGACTGGGACTTGGCGGTGCAGCCATGTTCCTCACCGGCGGCCCGGCCCAGGGCCACGGCTTCAGCACCGACCCCGCGAGCCGCCAGGCGAACTGCGCCGACGGCAAGGTCACCGGCTGCGGCGCCATCGAGAACGAGCCACAGAGCGTCGAGGGTCCCAAGGGCTTCCCCGAGGCCGGGCCCAAGGACGGCTCCATCTGTTCCGCCGGGAACGAGAGCTTCAAGGAACTCGACGACCCGCGTGGCGGCGACTGGCCCGCCACCGAACTGAAGGCCGGTGCGAACCACACCTTCAAGTGGTCGATGACGGCACAGCACGCCACGACGGACTTCAAGTTCTACGTCACCAAGGACGGCTGGGACCCGAACAAGAAGCTCACCCGCGCCGACCTGGAGCCCAAGCCCTTCCTGACGGTGGACATGGGCGGCGAGAAGCCCCCGGCCGAGTGGACCGGCGAAGGCAAGCTGCCGGAGGGCAAGTCGGGCAAGCATCTGATCCTGGGCGTGTGGACGATCGCCGACACGGCGAACGCCTTCTACTCCTGCTCCGACGTGAAGTTCTGAACCGGCGGGCGGCGGGCGTCCGCACGGCCGGAGCGGACGCCGCCGGGAGCAGGCGAGGACCTGCGGGCGCCGGCGGGACCCGAATTCCCGTGACGGACCCGGAGGGAGGGGTTCCGGTCCGGTCGCGTTACCCGCGGCGGCCGGGCCGGCCCCGGCCCGGGGCTCCGGCCTGAGACTCGGGCCTGAGACTCGGGCCTGAGACTCCGGCCCGCGCTCCTGCTCGTGTTCCTGCTCGCACGGGTCTGGTCGCGCGGACCGGCCGTACGAGCGGGCCCGCAGAACCGCGCTCGTACGGCCGCATGTGCGCGGTCCGCCGCCTGGCGTGCCCGCATGGCGGGGCCGTGCCCGATCCGACAGACTCCCCTCATGCACCCCGCCACCCTCAGCGACAGGGCGCTCGGCCGCGCCCTCGTCTCGCGTCAACTGCTCGCCGAACGGGAGCAGTTGAGTGCCCTGGAAGCAGTCGAGCATCTGGTGGGCCTACAGGCGCAGGCGCCCAGGCCGCCCTACTTCGGGCTGTGGTCGCGGCTGGTGGACTTCCGTGCCGCGGAGCTGTCCGCGCTGCTGCGCGACCGGCAGGCCGTACGGGTCAGCGTCATGCGCGGCACCGTGCACCTGGTGAGCGCGGCCGACTGCCTGCAACTGCGCCCGCTGACCCGCGTGCTGTACGAGCGCATGATGCGGTCAGCCCAGAGCCGCCGACTGGAGAGCGCGGACCCCTGGGAGGTCGCCGGTGCGGCGGACTCGCTGTTGCGCGAGGAGCCGCGTACCGCCCGCGATCTCGGCCGTCTGCTGCATGAACGCTGGCCGCGGGAGGAGCCCGGCTCGCTGTCGCGGGCGGCGCGCAGCCTCTGCGACGCGGTGCAGATCCCGCCGCGCGGCCTGTGGGGACGCTCCGGGCAGCCGACGTATGCGCCCATCGAGTCCTGGCTGGGGCGGCCGCTGTCGCCGGAGCCGTCCGTCGAGACCGTACTGCTGCGCTATCTGGGCGCGTTCGGGCCCGCGTCGGTCATGGACGCACAGACCTGGTCGGGGCTGACCCGGCTCGGCGAGGTGATGGAGCGGCTCCGCCCGCAGCTACGCGTCTTCCGCAGCGAGAGCGGACGCGAACTGTTCGACCTGCCGGACGCGCCACGGCCCGATCCCGAACTGCCGCTGCCCGCACGCTTCGTGGCCGAGTACGACAACCTCATCCTCTCCCACGCCGACCGTACGCGGGTGATCAGCGACGCCGCGCGGAAGATCATCGCGAGCCGCAACGGCCAGGTGCCCGGCACCGTACTGCTGGACGGCCGGGTGCGCGGCACGTGGAAGGTGGAGCGGCCGGGGAAGCAGGCGGTGACGCTCACCGTGACGCCGCTCCAGCGCGCTCTGAGCGGGGACGAGGAGCGGGAACTGGCGACCGAGGGCGAGCGGTTGCTGGCCTTCGCCCTGCACGGCGGCGAAGCGGCCCCCGGAACGGCACCCGAAGCACGCGGACCGGCTCCCGAAGCCGCCCCGGAACCGGAGGAGTTCTCGGTCGTCTTCGCCGACGCCGTGGGCTGACCGCGCCACGCGGCTGACCAGCGCGACCGCGCGTACCCCGCGGTCAACAGCGCCCCGGCCCGGAGAATTTACTCACAGACCACACACAACGTGTCCATTTCGATGACACCTCCGTCACAGAGAACCCGGCAATCAACCGGCAATCGTGACGAACTGGCCCTTATCGCCCTTGCGTTCGAGCCTGTAGTCGGAGAACCTACCGACGTCTCCGGCCGCCGTGCAGCCCCCAGCGAATCGACGGCCGGTGAGCGGGCACGGCCCACGGGCCGCACCCGTGACTCCGCGCGGACGGCAGACCGAAGTCCCCTCCATGGAACCGGGCGCCGCCCGCGCGCAGTCTCTGTACGAAGCAGCCGACGCCTGCCGCGCCGGGGGCCGCGGGAAAGGACGCGGGAAGTACGACCACACGCAGCCTGCTGCGTTCAGGGGGAATGACCCATGACCTCGACCGGGCCCGGCGACCGACGGCCAGGACACGTCGGCGACCGACAACCGGGACACGTGCAGGCCGCGGAAGACGACCCGACACGGACCACGCAGCTTCGCATACCCGCGCACATAAGACAGAGAGCCAGAGGCACGCTCGGCCGTGGACGGCGCTGGACTCCCAAAGAGCTGCCGCGCTACGACTACGAGCACTACAGCCGTCTCGCGGGTCCGCTGCGCCAGCCCGACCGCGACAAGCCCTACCGCGTCGCATACCGCAGTCTGCTGGCCGACGAGCCGCACCGAATACGTGCCGCGACGCTGCTGTGTCTGGCGCCGCTGCTCTCGGCGGGACTGCTGGCGTGGCTGATGCAGCCGCAGCACTGGACTCGCCGCGACGACGGCGCCGTCTCCGACCTCGTACTCAAGCTCGACATCGTGATGCTGGTCTCCATCGGCCTGATCGAGCTGTTCCGTACTCTCAACGTCCTCTCCAACGCGCACGCGACGCTCGTCGCCCGCGATCCGATACCCGTGGTGCCGGAGTCCGGCACCCGCGTCGCCTTCCTCACCTCCTTCGTGCCCGGCAAGGAGCCGCTGGAGATGGTGACGAAGACCCTCGAAGCGGCCGTGAAGATACGCCACCGCGGCCTGCTGCACGTATGGCTGCTCGACGAGGGCGACGACCCCGAGGTGAAAGAGGTCTGCCGCAGGCTGGGCGTACACCACTTCACCCGCAAGGGCGTGCCCCGCTGGAACAAGAAGAAGGGCCCGCACCGCGCGAAGACCAAGCACGGCAACTACAACGCCTGGCTGGCCGCGCACGGCGACCACTACGACTACTTCGCGTCCGTCGACACCGACCACGTGCCGCTGCCCAACTACCTGGAGCGGATGCTCGGTTACTTCCGCGACCCGGACGTCGGCTTCGTCATCGGCCCGCAGGTCTACGGCAACTACGACAACTTCGTCACCAAGGCCGCCGAGAGCCAGCAGTTCCTCTTCCACGCGCTCATCCAGCGGGCCGGGAACCGCTACAACGCGCCCATGTTCGTAGGCACCAGCAACGCCGTGCGGATCAAGGCCATCAAGGGAATCGGCGGCCTGTACGACTCCATCACGGAGGACATGGCCACCGGCTTCGAGATGCACCGGCACCGCAACCCGGAGACGGGCCGCAAGTGGCGCTCGGTCTACACCCCGGACGTACTCGCCGTGGGCGAGGGCCCCAACGCCTGGACGGACTTCTTCACCCAGCAACTGCGCTGGTCGCGCGGGACGTACGAGACGATCCTCAAGCAGTACTGGCGCGGTGTCTTCACGCTGCCGCCCGGCAAGCTCTTCAACTACACCATGCTGATGATCTTCTACCCGATCGCGGCGCTCAACTGGATACTGGCGGCGCTGAGTTGTGCGCTGTTCCTGGGCCTGGGCGCCTCGGGTGTGCAGATCGACCCGACGATCTGGATGGCCCTGTACGGCAACGCGACCGCCTTGCAGATCGGCCTCTACGTCTGGAACCGGCGGCACAACGTCTCCCCGCACGAGCCGGAGGGCTCGGGCGGCCTGGCCGGAATGCTGATGTCCGCGCTGTCGGCGCCGATCTACGCCCGTTCGCTCTTCGACACGGTGCTGCGCCGCAAGAGCAAGTTCGTGGTGACGCCGAAGGGCGACTCCGCCAGTCCGGACACCCTCTTCGGCACCTTCCGCGTCCACCTCTTCTTCATCGTCATCTTCGGCGGCTCGCTTGGCGGTTCGTTCTACCTGGGCCACGACCACCCCGCGATGATCACGTGGGCGGCGCTGGCCCTGCTGATCACCGCCGCGCCGATCGTGGGCTGGCGCGTGACCGTACGGGCGGAGAAGAAGAAGCGGAAGCAGCGCCGGCACCGGCACCGCCAGGGCACCCCGGTGGTGCCGCGCTCCGACGACGAGTCCGGCACCTCCTACGAGGGCGCGTACGGGGACGAGTACGGCGGGTCCTACGACGGGCCCTATGACGACGGCTCGTACGGCGACGGCTCGTACGGCGACGGCTCGTACAGCGACGGCTACGACGACGGCGCCGACGGCGGTCCGCACGGCGCGAACGGGGGCCCGGCGCACGGCGGCCCCGCGCCCGCCACGCAGCCCGTACCACTGCAAACCGCCCCTGGGGGACGTGAAAGATGAAGTTCCGACCGAGCCGGCGTACGCGCCGCACAGCGATCGGCGCGACCGTGGTTCTGGTGATCGCGGGTTTCAACGGGCCCGCGCTCTACGGCATAGCCTCGGCGAAGTACCACGACTACAAGATCAACCAGCCCGAGTACAAAGCGGCGAACGGGCACTGGAAGACCGTAGAGGTCCCCGAGAAGTACCGGATCAACACCATTCACGCGGCGCTGCTGCACACGGGCAAGGTGCTGCTCGTCGCCGGTTCGGGCAACGACGCCAAGCAGTTCGACGCCAAGACCTTCCGCACCGTGCTGTGGGACCCGGTCAAGAACACCTTCAAGAACATCCACACGCCCAACGACCTCTTCTGCGCCGGGCACACCCAGCTGCCCGACGGGAAGCTGCTGGTGGCGGGCGGCACACGCCGGTACGAGAAGCTCGGCGGCGATGTGAAGAAGGCCGGCGGCCTGATGATCGTCCACAACGAGAACCCCGACCGCGCCAAGACCATCAAGGCGGGCACCCGCTTCACCGGCCGCCACAACAACAAGACGTTCGAGGCCAAGGACAACGTCCTGGTGCCCCGCGCGAAGAAGCGGGCCGACCCCGTCACCGGCAGGGTCGAGGTGCGGGCCAGCGTCGCCCGCGTATATGTGGAGGCGGCCAAGCGCGGCAAGCAGTACCAGACCGGCACGGAGGACAACTACCGCGTCAGCGGGCTGCGCGGCGCCGAGCGCAAGAACATCTACGGCATCGCCCAGAAGCTCTCCTTCGACAAGAAGGACTTCCAAGGCATCAAGGACAGCTACGAGTTCGACCCGGTCGCCGAGCGCTACATCAAGACCGACTTCATGCACGAGGCGCGCTGGTACCCGACGCTGACGACCCTCGAGGACGGCAAGGTGCTGTCGGTGTCCGGACTCGACGACATCGGCCAGGTCGTCCCCGGCAAGAACGAGATCTACGACCCGCGGACGAAGAAGTGGGAGTTCCTGCCCCGCAAGCGGTTCTTCCCCACCTACCCGGCGCTGCATCTCACCGACGACAACAAGATCTTCTACTCCGGCGCCAACGCCGGCTACGGGCCCGCCGACAAGGGCCGTACTCCCGGGCTGTGGGACCTTCAGACCAACGGCTTCCGTAAGATCCCCGGCCTGAGCGACCCGGACAAGCTGGAGACGGCGATGTCCGTGCCGCTTCCGCCCACACAGAGCCGCAAGTTCATGGTGCTCGGCGGCGGCGGCGTCGGCGAGTCGAAGAAGGCCAGCGAGAAGACCCGCATCGTCGATCTGAAGGACCCCGCGCCGCACTTCCGTGACGGGCCGGACCTGTACGCGAAGGCCCGCTACCCCAGCAGCGTCATCCTGCCGGACGACAAGGTCCTCACCACCAACGGCTCCGGCGACTACCGGGGACGCAGCGACAGCAACATCCTCAAGGCGGAGATCTACGACCCCTCCAGCGACACCAAGAAGCCCGTGGCCGACCCCCTCGTGGGCCGCAACTACCACTCGGGAGCGATGCTGCTGCCCGACGGCCGCGTGATGACGTTCGGCTCCGACTCGCTCTTCGCCGACAAGGCCAACACCAAGCCCGGCAAGTTCGAGCAGCAGATCGACATCTACACGCCGCCGTACCTCCATACGAAGGGCGAGCGGCCGGAGTTGAGGAACACCGCGGGGGGCGAGCGGACCGTACGGCTGGGCGGCACCGCGTCGTTCCTCAGCAAGGACGCCGCCTCCATCAAGAAGATGCGGCTGATCAGGCCGAGTTCGTTCACGCACGTCACCAACGTCGAACAGTCCTCCGTGGCGCTGAAGTTCAAGCGCACGGGGAACGGCGTGACCGTGAAGCTGCCCGAGGATCCGTCGCTGGTGCCGCCCGGCTGGTGGATGGTGACGGCGGTCGACGGCAAGGGCAAGCCGTCGAAGTCGGTGTGGGTGAAGGTGCCTCGCTCGGCGACGGCGCAGGCGCCCACGACGACGCCGCTCTCGCCGTAGAAGACGATCACCGCCCAGGGCACGGCCCCTCGGGCTCAGGACAGTCCAGGGGCTTCGAGGACCATCCCCCACACCCCCCACCCGGCCCCGCCGGGCCGACAACGGCCCGGCGGGACGCGGGGGTTGAAGGAAGCGAACGAGTCGGGTGTGCGGCCGGCGGCGGCCGTCACAGAGGGGCCGAGGGAAGCACACATCCACGCGCCTCGCGTCCGGCGCACACTCACACGGCCCTGCCGGTCCCGGCGCAGCCCGGCCCTGCCCGTCCCCGGCGCAGTCCGGCCAGGCGCGCATCCACGGGGCTCGACAGGCCCGCCCTCAGCGCTGGTTGCGAGCCAGCCCCAGCGCATACGACGGCCACCACTCGCCCGCCTTCGGACCGCCCTTGCACTCGCCGTCCGACTCGCCCGGCCGTTTGATCCACAGATAGCCGTCGACGATCTCGTCACCGGTCTTCGTGGTCGGCGCGGCGCCCAGTGCACGCCCCTTCGGGTTGCACCACGCCTCCTCGTCACCGCCCGCCGCACCCGCGACCGGCCCGTTGCCGTTGCGGCTGGTGTCGATGACGAACGGCTTGTTGCCGACCATCGGGCTGAACTTCTTGCCGTAAGCCTTGTTCGACGCCGTCGTCTGGTAGTTGGAGACGTTCAGTGAGAAGCCGTCCGCTGTGTCGATGCCCGCGCGCTTCATCGGTTCCACGAGCGCTCCCGGGTCGCGCACCCAGTCGGGGTTGCCGGCGTCCAGATAGACCCGTACGTCCGGGAGGCTCTGGAGCTTGCCGACGGCCTCGTTGAGGAGCTGATAGCGCTCGTCGGTGAACTCGGCGGGCGTGCAGCCCTCCATCAGCACATGCGGGATCGCGTCCGGCTCCACGATCACCGTCGCCGAACGCTTGCCGATGCCCTTCATCACCCGCGCCAGCCAGTCGCGGTAGGCGTCCGCGTCGGGAGCACCGCCCTTGGAGTACTGGCCGCAGTCGCGGTGCGGCAGGTTGTACAGGACGAGCAGCGCGTCGCGCCCGGCCTTCGACGCGGCCGTGGTGACCTTTCGCGTCTGCCCCTCCGGGTCCTCGGTGCCGATCCACTCGGCGACCGGCTGCTTCGCGATCTTCCGCATCAGGGACGCCTGTTCGGCCTTGCCGTCCTTGCGGTACGCCTCGGCCTGGCGTGCGGCGTTGCCGTCCGGGTCGACCCAGTACGGGGTCACCGACTTCGGGCGCTGCCCTACGCCGCCGCCCGAGCCGCCGGCGCCTTCCTCGCCCGTACCCGAGTCGGACGAGCATCCGCTCAGCAGCAGCCCGGCGAGCGCCGCCAGCACACAGCCCGCGGCGGTACCGGAGCGGACGGGTCTGCGGTGT from Streptomyces marispadix includes:
- a CDS encoding IclR family transcriptional regulator, which encodes MALRPEHTAPFHSVRYALRVLEAIAAHRDGVTETELSQETGLPPGHLAHLLAMLCRENYAEQLADGTYVVGESLVLLGSGGDRERALDERLQRTLADLRDTVSAAVYLSRYKDGELEVTGYADSPATPAVNEWVDFRSALHATAIGKCLLGQLDHNGRKDHLSRHRTARLTSRTITDERLLLNTLERQPPTVPVLDLQEYAVGTVCAAVPVTAGSSVGCLALSLPVEHAHRLRQAAETLSRKAAPVMLSLAI
- the ehuC gene encoding ectoine/hydroxyectoine ABC transporter permease subunit EhuC yields the protein MSDLTWGLWELLLKGAWLTVQLTVFSALLGATVAFVVGVARTHRLRFVRFVSGAYMEIFRGTSALVLMFWIFFVLPVALGWQLVPMWAAVLALGLSYGAYGSEIVRGALAAVAPAQQEAGIALSFSPWQRLTKIVLPQAWPEMIPPANNLLIELLKGTALVSIMGVADIAFGASLVRNATGQSAPVYTIILVMYFVLAFVLTRGMRVLERHAKAGIGQAPPPKSLGMRRKPTVPRQAGASRDVPTAGGAS
- a CDS encoding lytic polysaccharide monooxygenase auxiliary activity family 9 protein: MRKKITAAVVGLGLGGAAMFLTGGPAQGHGFSTDPASRQANCADGKVTGCGAIENEPQSVEGPKGFPEAGPKDGSICSAGNESFKELDDPRGGDWPATELKAGANHTFKWSMTAQHATTDFKFYVTKDGWDPNKKLTRADLEPKPFLTVDMGGEKPPAEWTGEGKLPEGKSGKHLILGVWTIADTANAFYSCSDVKF
- the ehuB gene encoding ectoine/hydroxyectoine ABC transporter substrate-binding protein EhuB, which codes for MAPPRGKNTGNAEKSGRRLGRRSLLAGAASLTALGTLGTTTACSRVAGAETGNGGDLLERLRAQHTVKLGIAGEQPYSYIDTNGELTGSSPAIARIIFKRLGVENVQPMPTEFNSLIPGLNSQQFDVVAAGMYINPERCQQVIFADPEYEMRDAFIVRKGNPKDLHTYKDIAEKGAKLATGVGYAEIDYAVDAGIKESEIKLLPDQLAGLLEVQGGRADVFAGTAITVRNVVKQSKSGKTEYTDDFVPMLDGKPDLGTGAFAFRKSESNLRDAFNEELHKMKKSGELFRVMKRFGFVEQEMTTKTAKERCK
- the ehuD gene encoding ectoine/hydroxyectoine ABC transporter permease subunit EhuD, producing the protein MNWDWSAVGDFMPRLWDGVLLTLQALVLGSLIAFALGLVWALAQRSTLKIVSWPVTAVTEFIRNTPLLVQLFFLYFVLPEWNITFSALVTGVLGLGLHYSTYTAEVYRAGIDGVPVGQWEACTALSLPRSRTWSAVILPQAIRRVVPALGNYVIAMLKDSPMIATIGALEMLGQARQFSAETFQPTEPITVIGVVFILIAYPASLLMRALERRLVH
- the ehuA gene encoding ectoine/hydroxyectoine ABC transporter ATP-binding protein EhuA — encoded protein: MSTESSTSKETKNPAVDGSELIEFKDVTKRFGSNVVLDNLCFNVASGKHVTLIGPSGSGKTTILRLLMTLVKPEEGTIKVAGDYLTHETRNGKLVPASERHSREVRKNIGMVFQQFNLFPNMKVLRNITEAPVHVLGLSKDEAEQRARELLELVGLTEHIDKYPSQLSGGQQQRVAIARALAMRPQVLLLDEVTSALDPELVAGVLDVLRDIAHTTDITMLCVTHEMNFARDISDDVLMFDAGRVIESGPPERIFSDPEHERTREFLSAVL
- a CDS encoding winged helix DNA-binding domain-containing protein → MHPATLSDRALGRALVSRQLLAEREQLSALEAVEHLVGLQAQAPRPPYFGLWSRLVDFRAAELSALLRDRQAVRVSVMRGTVHLVSAADCLQLRPLTRVLYERMMRSAQSRRLESADPWEVAGAADSLLREEPRTARDLGRLLHERWPREEPGSLSRAARSLCDAVQIPPRGLWGRSGQPTYAPIESWLGRPLSPEPSVETVLLRYLGAFGPASVMDAQTWSGLTRLGEVMERLRPQLRVFRSESGRELFDLPDAPRPDPELPLPARFVAEYDNLILSHADRTRVISDAARKIIASRNGQVPGTVLLDGRVRGTWKVERPGKQAVTLTVTPLQRALSGDEERELATEGERLLAFALHGGEAAPGTAPEARGPAPEAAPEPEEFSVVFADAVG